One region of Permianibacter fluminis genomic DNA includes:
- the rsd gene encoding sigma D regulator, translating into MAMLKKAEATQSRFAGRFEAVDRWLENRKGLLVSYLQLTSGQVALPSRSAIAEFCNVLVDYVSAGHFEIYQELLQQAERTSPEAEAEVKSRYPQLTASTDLALAFNDRYADAEDELMIQHLDADLAALGVALAGRFELEDELLALLFGDEDLAA; encoded by the coding sequence ATGGCAATGTTGAAAAAAGCCGAAGCCACCCAGAGCCGGTTTGCTGGTCGTTTTGAAGCGGTTGACCGCTGGTTGGAAAACCGCAAGGGTCTGCTGGTGAGTTATCTGCAGTTGACCAGTGGTCAGGTTGCCCTGCCGAGCCGCAGCGCCATCGCCGAGTTCTGCAATGTGCTGGTCGATTATGTCTCAGCCGGTCATTTCGAAATCTACCAGGAGCTGCTGCAGCAGGCCGAGCGCACCAGCCCGGAAGCGGAAGCCGAAGTCAAAAGCCGCTATCCGCAACTCACCGCCAGTACTGATCTGGCGCTGGCCTTCAATGATCGCTACGCCGATGCCGAAGACGAGCTAATGATCCAGCATCTCGATGCCGATCTGGCCGCGCTGGGCGTTGCTCTGGCTGGCCGGTTCGAGCTGGAAGATGAATTGCTGGCGCTGCTGTTTGGCGATGAGGATTTGGCGGCGTGA
- a CDS encoding FKBP-type peptidyl-prolyl cis-trans isomerase, translating to MLIAGVALAAVIAGAGYYAIQAGGKAAESTSSSAAAGTFTSNADRAMYGFGLQVGNQIRGNMENVRAMGATLNNDALAAGFRDGLADKPGLTSEEINAAETAFRGELEALAKAEHEKKKTESDAFLTAKAGEAGWTKTESGLLYKVVTEGDGKTKPTKADTVVVHYTGTLVDGKKFDSSVDRGQPAEFGVGQVIPGWTEALQLMSKGAKYQLVIPSNLAYGEAGAGQTIPPNAVLLFDVELLDIKTAGK from the coding sequence ATGTTGATTGCCGGCGTTGCGCTGGCGGCTGTGATTGCCGGTGCCGGCTATTACGCCATTCAAGCCGGCGGTAAAGCTGCCGAATCCACTTCCTCTTCGGCTGCTGCTGGCACTTTCACCAGCAATGCTGACCGCGCGATGTACGGTTTCGGCCTGCAAGTCGGCAACCAGATCCGCGGCAACATGGAAAATGTCCGCGCCATGGGCGCCACGCTGAATAACGACGCGCTGGCCGCCGGTTTCCGCGACGGTCTGGCCGACAAGCCGGGTCTGACCTCGGAAGAAATCAACGCTGCTGAAACCGCTTTCCGCGGCGAGCTGGAAGCGTTGGCCAAAGCCGAACACGAGAAGAAAAAGACCGAGTCGGATGCCTTCCTGACCGCCAAAGCAGGCGAAGCTGGCTGGACCAAAACCGAATCGGGCCTGCTGTACAAAGTCGTGACCGAAGGTGATGGCAAAACCAAGCCGACCAAGGCTGACACCGTGGTCGTGCACTACACCGGCACGCTGGTCGACGGCAAGAAATTCGACAGCTCGGTGGACCGCGGTCAACCGGCCGAATTCGGCGTTGGCCAGGTGATCCCGGGTTGGACCGAAGCGCTGCAGCTGATGAGCAAAGGCGCCAAGTATCAACTGGTGATCCCGTCGAACCTCGCTTATGGCGAAGCCGGTGCCGGCCAAACCATTCCGCCGAACGCGGTGCTGCTGTTTGACGTCGAACTGCTCGACATCAAAACCGCTGGCAAATAA
- a CDS encoding DUF962 domain-containing protein: MTPKGLQTFAEFWPYYLAEHRLPSCRALHYVGTTAATLGLIILLMLGLYSWLWLVLILGYGPAWIAHFGIEKNRPATFTYPRWSLIADYKMFGLFLSGGLQAEMDKHKHIIFSPPGR; encoded by the coding sequence ATGACCCCGAAAGGATTGCAAACGTTTGCCGAGTTCTGGCCGTACTATCTGGCCGAGCATCGCTTGCCGTCCTGCCGGGCACTGCATTATGTCGGCACCACAGCGGCAACGCTGGGCCTGATCATCCTGCTGATGCTCGGCCTGTATTCGTGGTTGTGGCTGGTACTGATCCTCGGCTACGGCCCGGCCTGGATCGCGCATTTCGGCATCGAGAAAAACCGGCCGGCAACGTTCACCTACCCGCGCTGGTCCCTGATTGCCGATTACAAGATGTTCGGGCTGTTTCTGTCTGGCGGTTTGCAAGCCGAAATGGACAAACACAAGCACATCATCTTTTCGCCGCCGGGGCGCTGA